The following coding sequences lie in one Rutidosis leptorrhynchoides isolate AG116_Rl617_1_P2 chromosome 4, CSIRO_AGI_Rlap_v1, whole genome shotgun sequence genomic window:
- the LOC139841261 gene encoding uncharacterized protein translates to MVDGEIPRSSSLGTWGNIVFARSLMEDLQVPLKNSFIKSIVDGGNTLFWQEHWIENEKLCKVFPRLFRLEESPNATIKDRVSKSSNGLSTTWNWSRSPTGRTAGELDNLLEMLSAYSFNQSGSDVWKWSLSSKGEYTVKACSALLDQQVLGSAASNCGTLHNPLVPKKVEIFVWRVLKNRIPVRIELDKRGMDLHSVRCPLCDDALESVDHSLILCKHVRDIWTRVYKWWGVGNFSGVSLSSILDDSSPLASSSFGKMIWQALKWICTYLIWKYRNNKVF, encoded by the coding sequence ATGGTGGATGGTGAGATTCCTCGCTCTTCATCATTAGGTACATGGGGTAACATTGTTTTTGCAAGATCACTAATGGAAGATTTGCAAGTGCCGCTAAAAAATTCTTTTATCAAATCGATAGTAGATGGCGGTAATACATTGTTTTGGCAAGAACATTGGATTGAGAACGAAAAACTTTGTAAAGTGTTCCCACGTTTGTTTCGTCTTGAAGAATCTCCAAATGCAACAATCAAAGATAGAGTTAGTAAGAGTAGTAACGGCTTATCTACAACATGGAATTGGTCCCGTAGTCCTACCGGAAGAACTGCAGGTGAGCTCGACAACCTACTTGAGATGCTGTCAGCCTATTCATTTAATCAGTCTGGTTCAGATGTTTGGAAATGGAGCTTATCGTCAAAAGGTGAATACACTGTTAAGGCCTGTTCGGCTCTTCTAGATCAGCAGGTCCTCGGGTCAGCAGCTTCAAATTGTGGTACGCTCCATAACCCTCTTGTCCCTAAAAAAGTTGAAATATTCGTTTGGCGGGTGTTAAAAAATAGAATTCCCGTTAGAATAGAATTGGACAAAAGGGGTATGGATCTTCATAGCGTGAGGTGCCCTTTATGTGATGATGCCCTTGAGTCGGTGGATCACTCCCTCATCCTTTGTAAACACGTACGTGACATTTGGACTCGGGTTTATAAATGGTGGGGAGTAGGAAACTTCTCGGGGGTATCCTTATCGTCCATACTAGATGATTCTTCACCCTTGGCATCTTCgagttttgggaaaatgatttggCAAGCGTTAAAATGGATATGCACCTATCTTATTTGGAAATACCGGAATAACAAAGTTTTTTAG